Proteins from a single region of Azospira inquinata:
- the nfi gene encoding deoxyribonuclease V (cleaves DNA at apurinic or apyrimidinic sites) produces MRLPPPLHDWQLSPGEARALQGELAARVIREDRPVASTRGPAEFRGAPPLSGPMPWLPSPWDRAGVRRVAGIDVGFEDQGRITRAAVAVLDFPSLALVEQSVARLPTAFPYVPGLLSFREAPAVLAALGQLDTVPDLLLYDGQGLAHPRRLGIASHLGLWLDLPSIGVAKSRLVGHHGEVPGPRGAWTPLEDRGEVIGAVLRSRAGVAPLYVSPGHRVSLEGALAWVMACLTRYRLPETTRWAHRLASG; encoded by the coding sequence GTGAGGCTGCCGCCGCCCCTCCATGACTGGCAATTGAGCCCGGGGGAAGCCCGGGCCCTGCAAGGGGAACTGGCGGCCCGGGTGATTCGGGAAGATCGTCCCGTGGCTTCCACCCGGGGGCCCGCAGAATTCCGGGGGGCTCCGCCGCTCTCCGGCCCCATGCCCTGGCTGCCGTCCCCCTGGGACCGGGCCGGGGTACGCCGGGTGGCGGGTATTGACGTGGGTTTTGAAGATCAGGGCCGGATCACCCGGGCGGCGGTGGCGGTGCTGGACTTCCCCTCCCTCGCCCTGGTGGAACAGAGCGTGGCCCGCCTGCCCACGGCCTTTCCCTATGTGCCCGGCCTCCTTTCCTTCCGGGAAGCCCCGGCGGTGCTGGCCGCCCTGGGCCAGCTGGACACGGTTCCCGACCTGTTGCTGTACGACGGCCAGGGGCTGGCCCATCCCCGCCGCCTGGGCATCGCCAGCCATCTGGGCCTGTGGCTGGACCTACCCAGCATCGGGGTGGCGAAAAGCCGTCTGGTGGGACACCACGGAGAGGTGCCCGGTCCTCGGGGCGCCTGGACGCCCCTGGAAGACCGGGGGGAGGTGATCGGCGCCGTGCTGCGCAGCCGGGCCGGGGTGGCGCCCCTCTACGTTTCCCCAGGCCACCGGGTCAGTCTGGAAGGCGCCCTGGCCTGGGTCATGGCCTGCCTGACCCGTTACCGCCTGCCGGAAACCACCCGCTGGGCCCATCGCCTGGCCTCCGGGTAG